ATCGAACTCGACGCGCCGCTCTCGCCCGAAGCACTGGCCTTCTTCACGGCCTGGAAGGACACCAACTGGGTGAGACTGCTGCCCAAGCTGATGGACGGCTAGCGCGTCCCCACTTCCCGGACACCGGGGCGGCACTCGTCTAGGCACCTCACGTGGGCCGCCTAGACTGGGTATTCATACGGAGGCCATTCCGTTTTACTGCCGGGCTCACCCCGGAAGGTCGGCGGCCCTCCCCTCAGTCCGTCCCCATCCCCCAGGAGGAGCCCCGCTTTGACCCCGTCCGACCTCACGCTAGACGCCCTGATGAACGCGCCCGCCCCCGCCTCGGCCTGGGTCCTGGAGCGCGACTGTGCCGAGACGGGGCTGGACCCGGAGGACATCCGCGCCGAGATGCTGCGCCGCATCGGCGAGATGCGCGCGAGCATCGAGCGGGGGCTGGCGAGCCGCGCCCCGAGCATCACGGGGATGGTCGGCTGGAACGCCCAGGGACTGTGGGAAGCGCCCGACGTACTGAACGCCCCGCTGATCCGGCGGGTGCAGGCCTACGCGATGGCCGTGAACGAGGAAAACGCCCGCATGGGCCGCATCGTCGCTGCGCCGACCGCGGGCAGCGCGGGCACCATTCCCGGCGCGCTCATCGGGGTGGCCGACCACCTGGGGATCGGGGACGAACGGCTGGTGGCCCCCATGATTCTGGCGGCAGGCGTGGGCAAGGCGATCAGCAAGCGCATGTTCATCTCGGGCGCGGCGGGGGGCTGTCAGGCCGAGATCGGGTCGAGCGCCGCGATGGCCGCCGCCGCCGTGGTCGAACTGCTGGGCGGCACTCCGCGCGCCGCCGTGCAGGCAGCAAGCATGGCTCTGATGAATACCATCGGGCTGGTGTGCGACCCGGTGGGCGGGTACGTCGAGGTGCCCTGCGTGAGCCGCAACGCCTTCTATGCCGTGCACGCCGTGAGCGCGGCGCAGCTGGCCCTGGCGCAGCTGGAGAGCTTCATTCCGCCCGACGAGGTGCTGGGCGCGATGGCCTCGGTGGGCCGCATGATGCCCGCCGCCCTGCGCGAAACCGCCGAGGGCGGGCTGGCCCAGACCCCGACCGGACTGGCCGTGACCGCCCGCATGGAGGGCCGCGAGCCGGAAGGCCCCGGCGGCATGGTCGAGCTGCCGATGGCGTAGACCACCCGGACTGGACAAACAGGTAGAGACAAGACACCGCCGGGGCACAAGCTCCGGCGGTGTTCCCCTGAGCTTCAGGCCTGCGGCGCCAGAGCCACCACCGGCCCCGGTCGCAGCGTGGCAGCGGGCGCACTCTCCTCTCCCCTGGGCGTGACGAAGAAGAACGACAGCGCCAGCAGCAGGTACACGGCGATGAGCAGCACCCCCTCGAACCACGTGGCCTCGCCGTCCTTGGTGACGGTGGTGACGATCAGCGCCACTGCCACGATGGCGACGAGTTCCAGCGGGCTGCCGAACACCAGATTCATGGGCCGCCCGATGAAGTACGAGATGATGACGAGCAGCGGGGCCGTGAACAGCGCCACCTGGATGGTCGCCCCGACCGCGATGTTGATCGCCAGCCCGATCTTGCCCTGGCGCGCGAAGTAGCTGCCCGCGATGTACTCGGCGAAGTTGCCCACGACCGCCAGCACGATGATCCCCAGGAAGAAGGGGCTGAGGCCCAGCGTGCTGCTCGTCGCCTCCAGCGCACCCGAGAGCATCTCGGATTCCAGGGCGATGAGGGCCGTCGCGCCCACGAGGACGGCCGCCGCCTTCCAGACGGGCCACAGCGCGCCGCCCCCACCGTGCCCCACGCCATCAGCCCCTTCCTGCTCGTCGCTGGCCGCGAACACGTCCTTGTGGGTCACGAGGGTATAGACCAGATTCAGCGCGTAGACGGCGATCAGCACGACCGCCACGCCGAGGCTGAGGTACTCGTCGAGGTTGTTGCGGATCGCCTCGGTGCCCGCCAGGAAGCCCGGCAGCCGCTCGGTGTAATCAAAGAAGGCCGGGATGAGCAGCGCGATGACCGCCAGGAACAGCATGGAGTTGAGCTGCCCGGCGTTGGCCCCGCTGAACTTCTGGCGGCTGCGCCCGAAACTGCCGATGAGGATCGCCAGCCCCAGCCCCAGCAGCGCGTTGCCGATGATGCTGCCGGTGATCTGCGCCTTGACCACAGCCACGTTGCCCGACAGCAGCACAAAGATGGCGATGATGAGTTCGGCGAGGTTGCCGAAAGTCACGTTCAGCAGCCCGCCGATGGTCTGCCCGGCGCGCTCGGCGACCTGCTCGGTGGCGCGGCGCAGCCAGTCGGCCAGCGGAATGATGGCGACCGTCGCCGTGAAAAAGACCCACAGCGGCGGGGCATGAACGACGTATTCCAGCAGCAGACTGACTGGAATGAACAGCAGGAGGAGGTTCATCCACATGCCGGCAAGTGTAGGCCGCAGCACAAGCGGGGGCCGAGACCTCGCCCCGGCCCCCGCTTGGTCAAGCGCTTACTCTTGCGCTTCTGCGCCCGTCCCACTCTCTGCTGCCTCGCCGCCCGCCGTCTCGGGACGCAGCAGCGGAAACAGCAGCACGTCGCGGATCGAGTCGCAGTCGGTGAGCAGCATGGCAAGGCGGTCCATACCCATGCCCATGCCGGCGGTCGGGGGCATGCCGTATTCCAGGGCCAGCAGGAAATCTTCGTCCTGCTGGTGCGCCTCGTCATCGCCCGCGTCGCGGCGCGAGGTCTGGGCCTCAAAGCGGGCGCGCTGGTCCAGGGCGTCGTTCAGCTCGGAGTAGATGGGGGCCAGCTCGAAACCCGCCACGTACAGGTCGGCGCGCTCGGCCAGCCCCTCGCGGCTGCGGTGCGCCTTGACGAGCGGGCTGATGACCAGCGGCATGTCGGTCAGGAACGTGGGGTTGTCCAACAGCGGCTCGACGTACTCGCCGCCGAGCTTGTCGAGCAGCTTGTAGTCGGGCGTCTTGCGGTGCTCGGGGTGACGCTCGTCGCTCCAGGCGCGCAGCTTGGACAGGTCGAGCGGGTCGAAGTCCATCCCTGCCTGTTCCTTGAGGGCCGTGACGAAATCCAGCCGCTTGAAGGGCAGCTCGAAGCTGATCTCCTTGCCCTGGTAGGTCAACTTCGGCTCACCCTTGAGTTCGACCACGAGGTCGTGCAGCAACCGCTCGACCAGCCGCATCATGTCCTCGTAGTCGCCGTAGGCGAAATACGCCTCCAGCATGGTGAATTCGGGGTTGTGGGTGCGGTCGATACCCTCGTTGCGGTAGTTGCGCCCGATCTCGTAGACCTTCTCAAAGCCGCCCACCAGCAGCCGCTTGAGGTATAGCTCCAGGCTGATGCGCAGCGAAAACTCGTGCGAGAGCGCGTTGTGGAAGGTCTGGAAGGGCTTGGCCTCGGTGCCGCCGGGCACGGTCTGGAGGGTCGGCCCCTCGACCTCCATGAAGTCCTGCCGGTCCAGGAAACTGCGGATGAAGCCGATCATGCGCGAGCGCGTGCGGTACACCTCGCGGCTCTCGGGGTTGATCATCAGGTCGAGGTAACGGCGGCGGGCACGCAGTTCTTCGTCCTGTAGGCCGTGGAACTTGCTGGGCAGGGGGTGCAGGCTCTTGACCAGGGGTTGCCACGAGGTTACGCGCAGGGTGAGCTGCCCGGTGCGCGTCACGAAGGGGAAGCCCCGCACGCCCACGATGTCCCCGAGGTCAATCTTCTTGGTCGCGTCGAAGTTCTCGGTGTCCTGCTTGGAAAAATGCAGCTGGAGATGCCCGAACTCGTCGCTCAGGTCCGCGAAGGCCGCCTTGCCCATGTGGCGCATCAGGGTGACGCGGCCCGCCAGGGCGTAGACCTCTTCCGGCCACTCCTGCCCGGCCTCCAGCTTGCCCGGCTCGCCGCCTTCACCTTCCGTGGGCGCGGGGGCCGGGTGGGCCGCCAGCACGTCGCGGGCGTGGTGGGTACGGGGGTAGCTGTAGGGGTGGGCCTCGAATCCGGCGGCGACCTGCGCGTCCAGATTGTTCAGGCGGCTGACGGTCTGCTCGTGCAGGCCCTCGCGGCGCGGAGTGGGGGAAACATCGGACATACAGGCCAGTATAGGGGCGCGTGGCCGCCGGGCTTTTGGGGCCTAGCCTTCGCCCGGTCTCGGCCCGAAGGTCAGCGGCGCGTGACCGGGGACCGCCTTGTCGGCGAACTCGTGCAGGCCCAGGCGGTCGGGAGCCTCCAGGTGGTAGCGGAAATTCCAGAGGTAGTGCTGCACCACCCGCTCGGGCAACCCCAGCAGTTCGGCGTGGTGCGCCGACACACGGGCGAGGTGGCCCAGGCCCTCGCGCCTCGCCTCCCGCATCGCCTGTACCAGGGCGGCGGGCGGCGGGTTGTCCTTACGGTAGGCCCACACAGCGAACGTGAAGGGGTGCCCGGTGAGACCAAACCACTCTTCGGCCAGATCGGTGACGGTGATGGTCTGCCCGCTGCTGCCGGTGCCGGTATGCGGCAGCGTGGTCATGGTGGTCTCGGGGGTCAGCGGCCCGACCACGCCGTACCACTCCTGGAGGGCATTGTTGCCGATCCTCAGCACGCCGTCGTATCCAGACGCGAGCAGCTCCTGGGCCGGTCCCTCGGCGCGCTCCAGCACGGGCGAGAGGCCGCGCTCGCGCAGCAATACCTCCAGCAGCGCCACACTCATGGCCGACTGGGCGGTCAGGGCCACCTGGCGCAGGTCCTCCAGCGGCCGGGTGTGGAACAGGTTGACCGAATACACCGGCCCCAGCACCGCCACGCTGAAGTCGGGCAGCGCCTGCAAGGCGTCGGCGTGCCGGATGAACTCGACCGCGCTGATGTTGGCGATGTCCACCTCACCCGAGAGCAGCGCGGCGTTCATCTGGGTGGGCACTCCCGTGATAGCTGTGACGCCCGGCGGCAACGTCAGCGGGTCGAGAATCGGCGCGACGTTGGTGTAATGGATCCACCCGGCGCGGTAGGGGGCCGGCTGGACTGGGGCGGCACTTGTCGTATCAGTCATGGGTCTTCTCTCTGAAAGTCTGGGCACAGGAGCGGCAGGTCGCCTCCGGAAACGCGCAGGAGACGGGAATTCGCCAGGGCTAGTCCGCCGCCCGGAGGCTCACGCCGTCTCCGGTACAGCCACCACCTGCACGGCCACGCCCTGCCACGCGCCGCCGCGCCGGGCATACAGGCGCGTGAAGCTCTGGAAGCGCTCGC
Above is a genomic segment from Deinococcus sp. Leaf326 containing:
- a CDS encoding menaquinone biosynthetic enzyme MqnA/MqnD family protein, with the protein product MTDTTSAAPVQPAPYRAGWIHYTNVAPILDPLTLPPGVTAITGVPTQMNAALLSGEVDIANISAVEFIRHADALQALPDFSVAVLGPVYSVNLFHTRPLEDLRQVALTAQSAMSVALLEVLLRERGLSPVLERAEGPAQELLASGYDGVLRIGNNALQEWYGVVGPLTPETTMTTLPHTGTGSSGQTITVTDLAEEWFGLTGHPFTFAVWAYRKDNPPPAALVQAMREARREGLGHLARVSAHHAELLGLPERVVQHYLWNFRYHLEAPDRLGLHEFADKAVPGHAPLTFGPRPGEG
- the sdaAA gene encoding L-serine ammonia-lyase, iron-sulfur-dependent, subunit alpha, producing MNAPAPASAWVLERDCAETGLDPEDIRAEMLRRIGEMRASIERGLASRAPSITGMVGWNAQGLWEAPDVLNAPLIRRVQAYAMAVNEENARMGRIVAAPTAGSAGTIPGALIGVADHLGIGDERLVAPMILAAGVGKAISKRMFISGAAGGCQAEIGSSAAMAAAAVVELLGGTPRAAVQAASMALMNTIGLVCDPVGGYVEVPCVSRNAFYAVHAVSAAQLALAQLESFIPPDEVLGAMASVGRMMPAALRETAEGGLAQTPTGLAVTARMEGREPEGPGGMVELPMA
- the lysS gene encoding lysine--tRNA ligase, which gives rise to MSDVSPTPRREGLHEQTVSRLNNLDAQVAAGFEAHPYSYPRTHHARDVLAAHPAPAPTEGEGGEPGKLEAGQEWPEEVYALAGRVTLMRHMGKAAFADLSDEFGHLQLHFSKQDTENFDATKKIDLGDIVGVRGFPFVTRTGQLTLRVTSWQPLVKSLHPLPSKFHGLQDEELRARRRYLDLMINPESREVYRTRSRMIGFIRSFLDRQDFMEVEGPTLQTVPGGTEAKPFQTFHNALSHEFSLRISLELYLKRLLVGGFEKVYEIGRNYRNEGIDRTHNPEFTMLEAYFAYGDYEDMMRLVERLLHDLVVELKGEPKLTYQGKEISFELPFKRLDFVTALKEQAGMDFDPLDLSKLRAWSDERHPEHRKTPDYKLLDKLGGEYVEPLLDNPTFLTDMPLVISPLVKAHRSREGLAERADLYVAGFELAPIYSELNDALDQRARFEAQTSRRDAGDDEAHQQDEDFLLALEYGMPPTAGMGMGMDRLAMLLTDCDSIRDVLLFPLLRPETAGGEAAESGTGAEAQE
- the cax gene encoding calcium/proton exchanger, whose translation is MWMNLLLLFIPVSLLLEYVVHAPPLWVFFTATVAIIPLADWLRRATEQVAERAGQTIGGLLNVTFGNLAELIIAIFVLLSGNVAVVKAQITGSIIGNALLGLGLAILIGSFGRSRQKFSGANAGQLNSMLFLAVIALLIPAFFDYTERLPGFLAGTEAIRNNLDEYLSLGVAVVLIAVYALNLVYTLVTHKDVFAASDEQEGADGVGHGGGGALWPVWKAAAVLVGATALIALESEMLSGALEATSSTLGLSPFFLGIIVLAVVGNFAEYIAGSYFARQGKIGLAINIAVGATIQVALFTAPLLVIISYFIGRPMNLVFGSPLELVAIVAVALIVTTVTKDGEATWFEGVLLIAVYLLLALSFFFVTPRGEESAPAATLRPGPVVALAPQA